One region of Fragaria vesca subsp. vesca linkage group LG4, FraVesHawaii_1.0, whole genome shotgun sequence genomic DNA includes:
- the LOC101299083 gene encoding probable disease resistance protein At5g66900-like, whose product MAVDFVVGKAFEALYAGVEEVIRNNLIFSDLCKDIKDRLDCLAPLIHEMGKYNQQLDLTKELEALEGLIKRGTELVSKCSKLGKWSVRNIYKKQKYSKEFLEFKESLQKELEVLKVQVARDVKKTGVAVESMAIEVKKTGVAAENIQVVLQNIERGVSLLLKKNEDLEIEALSAALPELPELIVGLEVPLEQLKGKILKDERSMLTLTGPAGCGKTTLAAKFCQDQDIKDKFQENIFFVTFTKKPNLERIMKGLYEQKGYKGPASHNEATPVKWLERVEMEKGEDPLLLVLDDVWSGSKSLLEKFEYNMSNYKILVTSRSEFPKFGPSYHLQLLDYENAMQVFHHTASLGDKSSHIPEHLSKEIVKYCNGFPLTITVAGRSLCGQPEEMWRSRVDDWSESSSILDFETGLLLQLQTSIDVLENAPPKVKKCFFDLCAFPGDVEIQVTALFDMWAELYDLKKETSCIGKLYELNNRGLALLQEPEGDKRFGAVQEAKDFSEYVVRQHDLLRKLAIYNLKGDPVEDRKRLIIEICGNNFPKWWREQKYPYINARLVSISTDREFSVKLPNMEFPEAEVLILNFQSETLFALPEFVERMHKLKMLLVLNYSGCYVEMDNFELLGSLSNLRSLRLDGINFSCITKSPVQLKNLHKLYLRAGSYEVEEEDEWSYDDEDPVELSHVFPNINEMVIEAFDFWECPAGLCELVHLTKLKIISSGRSSFELPEAIGNLVRLEVLKLENFGVLPDSIGNLKKLKLLIISRFYSKDALPESIGSLFLPEQMGKLKCLRHLIIDRCDRLYKLPESIGKLINLEVLSLRIEELPEHVGELKSLRKLQMVFCNVLRKLPESVSHLEQLEEVICEDWQARELWTPFLPTLKNLSIVLWKPK is encoded by the exons ATGGCTGTGGATTTCGTTGTGGGAAAAGCATTCGAGGCACTCTATGCGGGCGTTGAAGAGGTCATTCGGAATAATCTGATATTCTCCGATCTCTGCAAGGACATCAAAGACAGGCTCGACTGTTTAGCACCACTGATCCACGAGATGGGGAAATATAACCAACAATTGGATCTTACAAAGGAGTTGGAAGCTTTAGAAGGACTCATAAAGCGGGGGACAGAGCTCGTCAGCAAATGCTCTAAGCTTGGTAAGTGGAGCGTCCGGAACATCTACAAGAAGCAGAAGTACTCGAAGGAATTTCTTGAATTCAAAGAGTCTCTCCAAAAGGAGTTAGAGGTACTCAAGGTGCAGGTGGCAAGAGATGTGAAGAAGACTGGAGTTGCCGTGGAGAGTATGGCAATAGAAGTGAAGAAGACTGGAGTTGCCGCGGAGAATATCCAGGTTGTGCTTCAAAACATAGAAAGGGGTGTTTCATTGCTTTTGAAGAAGAATGAGGATTTAGAAATTGAAGCTTTAAGTGCAGCACTGCCTGAACTCCCAGAGCTGATAGTCGGATTGGAAGTTCCTTTGGAGCAACTGAAGGGGAAGATTCTTAAGGATGAGAGATCCATGCTCACCCTGACTGGTCCTGCAGGATGCGGCAAGACTACTTTGGCAGCAAAGTTTTGTCAAGATCAAGACATCAAAG ATAAATTCCAGGAAAACATCTTCTTCGTCACTTTTACTAAAAAGCCCAACTTGGAGCGTATTATGAAAGGGTTATATGAACAAAAGGGTTATAAAGGACCTGCTTCCCATAATGAAGCAACTCCAGTGAAATGGCTTGAAAGGGTTGAGATGGAAAAAGGTGAAGATCCTTTATTGTTGGTCTTGGATGATGTTTGGTCTGGATCAAAATCTCTTCTTGAGAAGTTTGAGTACAACATGTCAAATTACAAGATTTTAGTGACATCGAGGTCTGAATTTCCGAAATTTGGTCCTTCATATCATCTACAACTATTAGATTATGAAAATGCAATGCAAGTATTTCATCATACAGCATCCTTGGGAGACAAGAGCTCTCATATTCCAGAACATCTTTCGAAAGAG ATAGTAAAATATTGCAATGGGTTTCCATTGACCATTACAGTGGCCGGAAGATCACTTTGCGGGCAGCCTGAAGAAATGTGGCGAAGTAGAGTAGATGATTGGTCGGAAAGTTCTTCCATTCTTGATTTTGAGACGGGTCTGCTTCTTCAGCTCCAAACCAGCATAGATGTCTTAGAAAATGCTCCGCCTAAGGTCAAAAAATGTTTTTTCGACCTATGTGCTTTTCCGGGAGATGTTGAAATCCAAGTTACAGCTCTCTTTGATATGTGGGCAGAGTTGTATGATCTAAAGAAAGAGACGTCATGCATTGGCAAACTCTATGAACTCAACAATCGCGGTCTGGCTCTTTTACAAGAACCAGAAGG GGATAAACGTTTCGGAGCGGTACAGGAGGCAAAAGATTTCAGTGAATACGTCGTTAGACAACATGATTTGCTTCGAAAACTGGCTATCTACAACTTGAAAGGGGATCCGGTGGAGGATAGAAAAAGACTAATAATAGAGATATGTGGAAACAATTTTCCCAAATGGTGGAGAGAACAAAAATATCCATACATCAATGCGCGACTTGTATCTATCTCAACTG ATAGAGAGTTCTCAGTGAAACTGCCCAACATGGAATTTCCAGAGGCAGAGGTTCTAATCTTGAATTTTCAATCAGAAACGCTCTTTGCCTTACCCGAATTTGTGGAGAGAATGCATAAACTCAAGATGCTGCTGGTCCTAAATTACTCTGGCTGTTATGTTGAAATGGATAATTTTGAGCTACTAGGCTCCTTATCTAATCTTAGGAGTCTCAGATTAGACGGCATCAATTTTTCTTGCATAACCAAGAGCCCAGTACAGTTGAAGAATCTACACAAGTTGTATTTGAGAGCAGGGAGCTACGAAGTTGAAGAGGAAGATGAATGGAGCTATGACGACGAAGATCCTGTTGAATTGTCACATGTATTTCCAAATATTAACGAAATGGTCATTGAGGCCTTCGATTTCTGGGAATGTCCTGCAGGGCTCTGCGAGCTGGTTCATCTAACAAAGCTCAAAATCATTTCTTCTGGTCGCAGTTCATTTGAGTTGCCTGAAGCCATTGGAAATCTGGTCAGATTAGAAGTTTTGAAGCTTGAGAACTTTGGAGTGCTTCCTGACTCGATTGGAAATCTCAAGAAATTAAAATTGCTCATCATCAGCCGCTTTTATTCGAAAGATGCCTTGCCTGAATCGATTGGAAGTCTG TTTTTGCCTGAACAAATGGGCAAGCTCAAGTGTCTGAGACATCTCATCATCGACCGCTGTGATCGGCTATATAAGTTGCCTGAATCGATTGGAAAATTGATCAATTTAGAAGTATTGAGTCTAAG AATAGAGGAGTTGCCTGAGCATGTTGGTGAATTGAAGAGTTTAAGAAAGCTGCAGATGGTTTTCTGTAATGTATTGAGAAAACTGCCTGAATCAGTTTCACATCTTGAGCAGTTAGAGGAAGTGATATGCGAAGATTGGCAGGCAAGAGAGTTATGGACACCCTTTTTACCCACTCTCAAAAACCTTAGCATCGTGCTCTGGAAGCCCAAGTAA
- the LOC101293677 gene encoding peroxidase 63-like, giving the protein MAVLLILFLVLLSSSASIESRLYTNYYSKSCPRFTQIVQDIVTNKQISTPTTAAATLRLFFHDCLHNGCDASVLISSTHFNKAERDADINLSLPGDAFDVVVRAKTAVELACPGTVSCADILAVAARDLVTMMGGPYYNVPLGRRDGKSSHAAAVDGTLPLPTMTISQLIELFGSRGFSAQEMVALTGAHTIGFSHCKEFTAAIYNYSSAAQSDPEYNPRYAAGLRNACADFQKNPTLSVFNDIMTPNKFDNAYFQNLPKGLGLLKSDHALFNDPRTRPFVELYAKDQGKFFYAFARAMEKLSVYGIQTGRKGEIRRRCDEFN; this is encoded by the coding sequence ATGGCGGTGCTTCTCATTCTCTTCCTCGTACTCCTGTCAAGCTCTGCTTCTATAGAATCAAGGCTTTACACAAACTACTACTCTAAGTCTTGCCCGAGATTCACGCAGATTGTTCAGGACATTGTCACCAACAAACAGATCTCCACCCCCACCACCGCCGCCGCCACCCTCCGCCTCTTCTTCCACGACTGCCTCCACAACGGCTGCGACGCCTCCGTCCTAATCTCCTCCACCCATTTCAACAAAGCCGAGCGCGACGCCGACATCAACCTCTCCCTCCCCGGCGACGCCTTCGACGTCGTCGTCCGCGCCAAGACCGCCGTCGAGCTCGCCTGCCCCGGCACCGTCTCCTGCGCCGACATCCTCGCCGTCGCCGCCCGCGACCTCGTCACCATGATGGGTGGCCCTTACTACAACGTCCCCCTCGGCCGCCGCGACGGGAAATCCTCACACGCCGCCGCCGTCGACGGAACCCTCCCCTTGCCCACCATGACCATCTCCCAGCTCATCGAGCTCTTCGGATCCAGAGGCTTCTCCGCTCAAGAAATGGTGGCCCTCACCGGGGCCCACACCATTGGATTCTCCCACTGTAAGGAGTTCACCGCCGCGATCTACAACTACAGCAGCGCGGCGCAGTCCGACCCGGAGTACAACCCGAGATACGCGGCCGGGTTGCGGAATGCATGCGCGGATTTCCAGAAGAACCCGACTTTGTCGGTGTTTAATGATATCATGACGCCGAACAAGTTCGACAATGCGTATTTCCAGAACCTTCCGAAGGGACTGGGGCTGCTGAAGTCGGATCATGCTCTGTTTAACGACCCGAGGACGAGGCCGTTTGTGGAGCTCTATGCGAAGGATCAGGGCAAGTTCTTCTATGCTTTTGCGAGAGCGATGGAGAAGCTGAGTGTGTATGGGATTCAGACTGGGAGGAAGGGAGAGATTAGGCGAAGATGCGATGAGTTTAATTGA
- the LOC101293969 gene encoding uncharacterized protein LOC101293969, which yields MTSNQFSSGLESANFLLTSDPVHQAWNAIEKQKQINPNAEPCLFNEIQPENPTIIAFGTPPSSLQGQEALVSSSSLKEDNFAHFEFLCNKTNPNFSLNQAAIQLFKSQYDELLQLKEKLVENSKSKTPSLVIITGQSVGGSVATLFTLWLLQGLNLSKVKRPLCVTFGSPLVGDEQLRQCVLKFSTWKSCFLHIVSNQDPTPQLFISRNPGAYKPFGTFLLCSALGCACLEDPDIILEQLVKTHAQNQECHYGNILSDLKCKALCNFSKSIEAKLDSSLQACLITQLQAIGILSQQQPSKEIDSLIVRMKKHETKLLIQKKKNSDSDKKLNEMKVHMAFLEWYKKESRQPKVGGYYDKYRNQGHISDVNVNEFKKKLMNYWEDSVTEVENKPQLEGAHFRVRWLWAGTNYRRMVEPLHIADYYKDGGKSYKTDGKRPKHFILLEEWLKKVDKPQEVPSKSKRQSVGSSLNEDSCFWAHVEEARMLCNLVKNGSIEEKECALQELKKFEAYVYGSLKNYALSPEIFLEKSSFMQWLKEYKGVVEQPYSSLLLDFMKERNDQAYKEGTFIFP from the exons ATGACCAGCAACCA ATTCAGCAGCGGTTTGGAATCGGCGAACTTTCTCTTGACCTCTGATCCGGTTCACCAGGCTTGGAACGCAATCGAGAAACAGAAACAGATCAATCCGAATGCAGAGCCATGTTTGTTTAATGAAATCCAACCAGAAAATCCTACCATCATAGCTTTTGGAACTCCACCTAGCTCTCTGCAAGGACAAGAAGCTTTGGTTTCATCATCAAGCCTGAAAGAAGACAACTTTGCTCACTTTGAGTTTCTGTGCAACAAAACCAACCCAAATTTCTCCCTCAACCAAGCAGCAATCCAACTTTTTAAGTCACAATACGATGAGCTACTTCAGCTGAAAGAGAAG TTGGTAGAGAATAGCAAGAGCAAAACCCCTTCATTAGTAATCATCACTGGACAATCTGTGGGAGGTAGTGTGGCTACACTCTTCACACTGTGGCTGCTACAAGGCCTCAACTTGTCGAAAGTCAAACGCCCCCTTTGCGTTACTTTTGGTTCTCCTCTTGTTGGAGATGAACAACTCCGACAATGTGTGTTAAAGTTCTCAACATGGAAGTCCTGCTTCTTGCATATTGTCTCTAACCAAGACCCTACACCTCAACTATTTATATCGCGTAATCCTGGTGCTTACAAGCCATTTGGGACATTCCTACTATGCTCGGCTTTAGGTTGTGCTTGTCTTGAGGATCCGGATATCATTTTGGAACAGTTGGTGAAAACCCACGCCCAAAATCAAGAGTGCCATTATGGAAACATTTTGAGTGATCTCAAGTGCAAGGCATTGTGTAATTTTTCCAAGTCTATTGAAGCTAAATTAGATTCTTCACTTCAAGCATGCCTTATCACACAACTTCAAGCCATTGGAATTCTCTCGCAG CAACAGCCAAGTAAGGAGATTGACAGTCTGATTGTAAGGATGAAGAAGCATGAAACAAAGTTATTAATTCAGAAGAAGAAGAACTCGGATTCGGACAAGAAGTTGAATGAAATGAAAGTTCACATGGCCTTTTTGGAGTGGTATAAGAAAGAATCCAGACAACCCAAAGTAGGTGGATATTATGACAAGTACAGAAACCAGGGGCATATAAGCGACGTAAATGTTAATGAGTTTAAGAAAAAACTCATGAATTATTGGGAGGACTCTGTCACAGAAGTAGAAAACAAGCCCCAGTTAGAAGGAGCTCATTTTCGGGTTCGTTGGCTATGGGCAGGCACCAACTACAGAAGGATGGTTGAGCCACTTCACATTGCAGACTACTACAAAGATGGTGGAAAGAGCTACAAAACTGATGGGAAAAGGCCTAAACATTTTATTCTGTTGGAAGAATGGTTGAAGAAAGTAGACAAACCTCAAGAAGTCCCAAGCAAATCGAAAAGACAGTCAGTGGGATCTAGTTTGAATGAGGATTCTTGTTTTTGGGCACACGTTGAAGAAGCTCGCATGTTATGCAATCTGGTGAAGAACGGATCAATTGAAGAGAAAGAATGTGCATTGCAAGAATTGAAAAAGTTTGAGGCCTATGTGTATGGTTCCCTCAAGAATTATGCATTGTCGCCGGAGATTTTCTTAGAGAAGAGCAGCTTCATGCAGTGGTTGAAGGAGTACAAGGGAGTTGTTGAGCAACCCTACTCCTCTTTGCTGCTGGACTTCATGAAAGAGCGCAATGACCAAGCGTACAAGGAAGGGACATTCATCTTTCCATGA